In one Steroidobacteraceae bacterium genomic region, the following are encoded:
- the purL gene encoding phosphoribosylformylglycinamidine synthase — MLVIGGGPAWPEFRLTRVRDALAGRGVELLCLAEQQPQFIHLVDLADRLDERQLAVLEALLRYGPRYRPMRESGAEHVIVVPRLGTISPWSSKATDIAHVAGLAAVRRIERGVRIPLRGLGMLDAEARRQVLDLLHDRMTETVLAAVDEAERLFAHHAPRPLRTLDLAPGRQVLETANEEWGLALSADEIDYLQSFFTSVRRHPTDAELMMFAQANSEHCRHKIFNARWTIDGKPCEHSLFEMIRMTHAANPRGVLSAYKDNAAVVEGSAATRFFADPKSRVYRWLHEPVHMLMKVETHNHPTAISPFPGAATGSGGEIRDEAATGRGAKPKAGLVGYTVSHLRIPGFLQPWEDEICKPDRIASAFEIMRDAPIGAAAFNNEFGRPGINGYFRTFELKLPDDPAGTRRGYHKPIMIAGGVGNVRPGHVEKCDVPAGSALIVLGGPAMLIGLGGGAASSQGTGSGSADLDFASVQRGNPEMQRRAQEVIDRCWAQGADNPILLVHDVGAGGLSNALPEAVAHSRRGANIDLLAAPIDEPGMSPMEIWCNESQERFVLVVAAERIAEFVAIARRERCPYAVVGQLTEDGQLRVTDARSERAIVDMPLDVLLGKTPRMHRDVATAKRRLQHFDAAGIDPNDALQRLLRFPAIADKSFLIHIGDRSVGGMVSRDPLVGPWQVPVADVAVTVADYRGYAGEAMAMGERTPLALVDAAAAARMAVTEAITNILAADISSLTQIRLSANWMAACGSPGEDAALYAAVQAVGRELCPRLGIAIPVGKDSLSMQTRWHEPGGERAVVAPVSLIVSAFAPVGDVRRTLTPQLRLDCGETRLLYIDLGARRYRLGGSCLAQVYGQLGDVAPDLGNPAALESLALALAELRERDLVLAYHDRSDGGLAITLIEMAFAGHCGLDVRLPCPADAPPAAVFFAEEPGVVLQVRSSEATEVCAVFARHGLEGLLDIGTLVAPEADSARLRIACGEGVIDADWQTLKGAWSETSLRMKLARDDIECAREEFATHTRLRQMPISVQLTFDPQEDVAAPHIVGKARPEVMVLREQGVNSQVEMAAVLDLAGFESHDVHMSDLIRGDVSLDRFHALVACGGFSYGDVLGAGEGWAKCILYNEKLRDQFASFFADKRSLALGVCNGCQMFAALAEIIPGADAWPRFVRNRSEQFEGRFTEVEILKSRSLFFADMQGSMLPVAVAHGEGRAEFASEQQLELCQANGLVAFRYAARAGQPASAYPENPNGSPQGIAALCNLDGRVTITMPHPERVFRNVQNSWSPPGAGEFSGWMRMFRNARRWIAGV; from the coding sequence ATGCTGGTAATCGGCGGCGGTCCGGCCTGGCCGGAGTTTCGCCTGACCCGAGTGCGGGATGCATTGGCAGGGCGTGGCGTCGAGCTGCTTTGCCTGGCCGAGCAACAACCGCAATTCATCCATCTCGTTGACCTCGCGGATCGCCTCGACGAGCGGCAACTCGCGGTCCTCGAGGCGCTGTTGCGCTACGGGCCGCGCTACCGCCCGATGCGCGAGAGCGGCGCCGAGCATGTCATCGTCGTGCCGCGACTTGGCACCATCTCGCCCTGGTCGAGCAAGGCAACCGATATTGCGCACGTTGCCGGTCTCGCTGCGGTGCGACGCATCGAGCGCGGCGTGCGTATTCCTCTGCGCGGCCTGGGAATGCTCGATGCCGAGGCACGTCGCCAGGTGCTTGACCTGCTGCACGATCGCATGACCGAGACCGTACTGGCCGCAGTCGACGAGGCGGAAAGACTTTTTGCGCATCACGCACCGCGCCCGTTGCGAACGCTCGATCTTGCGCCTGGGCGCCAGGTGCTCGAAACAGCCAATGAGGAGTGGGGACTCGCGCTAAGCGCGGACGAAATCGACTACCTGCAATCGTTCTTTACCTCCGTGCGACGCCATCCAACGGATGCTGAGTTGATGATGTTCGCCCAGGCCAATTCCGAGCATTGCCGACACAAGATCTTCAACGCACGCTGGACCATCGATGGCAAACCCTGCGAGCACAGCCTGTTCGAGATGATCCGCATGACCCACGCCGCCAATCCGCGCGGCGTGCTCTCGGCCTACAAGGACAATGCGGCTGTCGTCGAAGGCTCAGCCGCCACGCGCTTCTTTGCCGACCCGAAGTCGCGTGTGTATCGCTGGCTGCACGAACCGGTGCACATGTTGATGAAAGTGGAAACACACAATCATCCAACCGCAATCTCGCCATTTCCGGGCGCGGCGACCGGCTCGGGCGGCGAGATACGCGATGAGGCGGCGACCGGCCGAGGCGCCAAGCCTAAAGCAGGACTGGTTGGCTACACAGTTTCGCATCTTCGCATCCCGGGATTCCTGCAGCCCTGGGAGGATGAAATTTGCAAGCCCGACCGGATTGCGAGCGCATTCGAGATCATGCGCGATGCACCGATTGGTGCGGCGGCGTTCAACAACGAATTCGGACGTCCGGGCATCAATGGTTATTTTCGGACTTTCGAGCTGAAGCTGCCAGATGACCCAGCGGGCACTCGCCGCGGCTATCACAAGCCGATCATGATTGCCGGTGGCGTCGGCAATGTGCGGCCCGGGCATGTCGAAAAATGCGACGTGCCCGCCGGTAGCGCGCTGATCGTCCTTGGTGGTCCGGCAATGCTGATCGGTCTGGGGGGCGGCGCGGCTTCATCGCAGGGTACCGGCAGCGGGTCGGCGGATCTCGACTTCGCTTCGGTTCAGCGCGGCAACCCCGAAATGCAACGTCGCGCGCAGGAGGTTATCGATCGGTGTTGGGCACAAGGAGCCGACAATCCGATCCTGCTCGTACACGATGTCGGCGCGGGTGGGCTGTCGAACGCGCTGCCCGAGGCGGTGGCGCACAGCCGTCGCGGCGCCAACATCGATTTGCTGGCGGCGCCGATCGATGAGCCTGGCATGTCACCGATGGAAATCTGGTGCAACGAATCGCAGGAGCGATTCGTGCTGGTCGTCGCGGCCGAGCGCATTGCAGAATTCGTCGCGATCGCCAGGCGCGAGCGATGCCCGTATGCCGTTGTCGGTCAGCTTACCGAAGATGGTCAACTTCGGGTCACCGATGCGCGCAGTGAGCGCGCAATCGTGGACATGCCGCTCGATGTGCTCCTTGGCAAGACACCGCGGATGCACCGTGATGTCGCCACGGCGAAGCGCAGACTGCAGCACTTCGATGCGGCCGGTATCGATCCCAACGATGCCTTGCAGCGCTTGTTGCGATTCCCGGCGATCGCGGACAAGAGCTTCCTCATTCATATCGGCGATCGCAGCGTGGGTGGCATGGTGAGTCGCGACCCGCTGGTCGGGCCCTGGCAGGTCCCGGTGGCCGATGTCGCGGTCACCGTGGCCGATTACCGGGGTTATGCGGGCGAGGCCATGGCGATGGGCGAGCGGACACCGCTTGCGCTCGTTGATGCCGCTGCCGCTGCGCGCATGGCCGTGACAGAGGCTATTACCAATATCCTCGCCGCGGACATCTCCAGCCTCACGCAGATTCGCCTGTCAGCGAACTGGATGGCGGCCTGTGGTTCGCCAGGTGAGGACGCCGCGCTCTATGCGGCCGTGCAAGCCGTGGGTCGTGAGCTCTGTCCGCGGCTCGGCATTGCCATACCTGTCGGAAAGGATTCGCTGTCGATGCAGACTCGCTGGCACGAGCCTGGCGGCGAGCGCGCGGTCGTGGCGCCAGTCTCGCTGATCGTGTCCGCGTTCGCGCCGGTCGGCGACGTGCGGCGAACGCTGACGCCGCAGCTGCGCCTCGATTGCGGCGAGACCCGGCTCCTTTATATCGATCTCGGCGCACGCCGGTATCGGTTGGGCGGGTCCTGTCTCGCGCAAGTCTACGGGCAACTCGGCGACGTTGCGCCCGATCTGGGAAATCCAGCCGCCCTCGAGTCCTTGGCATTGGCGCTCGCCGAGCTGCGCGAGCGAGACCTTGTGTTGGCCTATCACGATCGCTCCGATGGCGGTCTCGCTATCACGCTGATCGAAATGGCCTTCGCGGGCCATTGTGGTCTCGACGTGCGACTTCCCTGTCCAGCCGATGCCCCGCCCGCAGCAGTGTTCTTCGCCGAGGAACCGGGCGTCGTGTTGCAGGTCCGCTCGTCCGAGGCGACTGAGGTATGCGCTGTATTCGCGAGGCATGGCCTCGAAGGCCTCCTCGACATTGGCACCCTGGTCGCGCCAGAGGCCGATAGCGCGCGCCTGCGTATCGCCTGCGGTGAGGGCGTCATAGATGCCGATTGGCAGACTCTGAAAGGCGCCTGGTCGGAGACGTCATTGCGCATGAAACTTGCGCGCGACGATATCGAGTGCGCACGCGAGGAATTTGCAACCCACACCCGGCTTCGGCAGATGCCAATCAGCGTGCAATTGACATTCGATCCACAGGAGGATGTCGCGGCACCCCACATCGTCGGTAAGGCGCGGCCCGAAGTCATGGTGTTGCGCGAGCAGGGCGTCAACAGCCAGGTGGAAATGGCGGCCGTGCTCGATCTCGCCGGTTTCGAATCGCACGACGTGCACATGTCGGACCTCATTCGCGGCGACGTGTCGCTCGATCGCTTCCATGCGCTGGTCGCGTGCGGCGGTTTCTCCTACGGTGACGTGCTCGGCGCGGGCGAAGGATGGGCGAAGTGCATTCTCTATAATGAGAAACTTCGCGATCAGTTCGCCAGTTTCTTCGCCGATAAACGGAGCTTGGCGCTTGGCGTGTGCAACGGTTGCCAGATGTTTGCCGCTCTGGCCGAAATCATTCCCGGTGCTGATGCCTGGCCGCGTTTCGTGCGCAACCGCAGCGAGCAGTTTGAGGGGCGGTTCACCGAAGTCGAAATCCTGAAGTCGCGCTCACTGTTCTTTGCGGACATGCAGGGTTCCATGCTGCCCGTCGCTGTTGCACACGGAGAGGGTCGCGCGGAGTTCGCATCGGAGCAGCAGCTCGAGCTCTGCCAGGCAAACGGGCTGGTCGCGTTTCGCTATGCAGCGCGCGCCGGCCAGCCGGCATCGGCCTACCCGGAGAACCCCAACGGTTCGCCGCAGGGAATCGCGGCGCTATGCAATCTGGACGGGCGCGTAACCATCACCATGCCGCACCCGGAGCGCGTGTTTCGAAACGTACAGAATTCATGGTCACCGCCCGGCGCGGGTGAATTCAGCGGCTGGATGCGCATGTTTCGCAATGCGCGTCGCTGGATCGCCGGCGTCTAG
- the glyA gene encoding serine hydroxymethyltransferase codes for MFPRDMTISGFDPDLAAAIAAEQQRQEDHIELIASENYVSPRVLEAQGSVLTNKYAEGYPGKRYYGGCEFVDVAERLAIERACRLFGADYANVQPHSGSQANAAAYLALVAPGDTILGMSLDHGGHLTHGAKVNFSGKLFHAVQYGIRPDDGLIDYDEVARLARESRPKLIVAGFSAYSRTIDWSRFRAIADEVGAYLMVDMAHVAGLVAAGLYPNPVPHADVVTTTTHKTLRGPRGGLILARANETLTRKFNSLIFPGTQGGPLMHVIAAKAVALLEALQPDFKRYQQRVLANARAMAQRLQERGFEIISGGTDNHLFLLSLVGREITGKEADAALGLAHITVNKNAVPNDPRPPAISSGLRIGSPAATTRGFDTAECVQVADWMAAVLDSGGATSAVERVRAEVTALCRKFPVYTD; via the coding sequence ATGTTTCCCCGTGACATGACCATTTCGGGATTCGATCCCGATCTCGCCGCTGCTATTGCCGCGGAACAGCAACGCCAGGAAGATCACATCGAGTTGATCGCGTCGGAAAACTACGTAAGTCCCCGGGTGCTCGAGGCGCAGGGCTCGGTGCTCACCAACAAGTACGCGGAAGGCTATCCCGGCAAGCGTTACTACGGTGGCTGCGAGTTCGTCGATGTAGCCGAACGGCTCGCCATCGAGCGCGCCTGCCGCCTGTTCGGAGCCGATTACGCCAATGTGCAGCCGCATTCGGGTTCGCAGGCGAACGCAGCCGCCTATCTGGCGCTCGTGGCTCCGGGAGACACGATACTCGGCATGAGCCTGGATCATGGCGGCCATCTTACGCACGGCGCGAAAGTGAACTTCTCCGGCAAACTGTTTCACGCCGTTCAATACGGTATCCGGCCCGACGATGGCCTCATTGATTACGACGAAGTTGCGCGACTCGCGCGGGAGTCGCGGCCGAAGCTGATCGTTGCCGGCTTCTCGGCATATTCACGCACCATCGACTGGTCGCGGTTCCGGGCGATTGCCGACGAGGTCGGCGCCTACCTGATGGTCGACATGGCGCACGTCGCGGGTCTGGTCGCGGCCGGGCTATACCCGAATCCGGTGCCCCATGCCGATGTCGTCACCACCACGACCCACAAGACGCTGCGGGGCCCGCGTGGCGGATTGATACTCGCGCGCGCCAACGAAACGCTGACCAGGAAATTCAACTCGTTGATTTTTCCGGGAACCCAGGGCGGTCCACTGATGCACGTCATCGCCGCCAAGGCGGTCGCGCTGCTCGAGGCACTGCAACCCGACTTCAAGCGCTACCAGCAGCGTGTGCTCGCCAATGCGCGGGCGATGGCGCAGCGTTTGCAGGAGCGCGGCTTCGAAATCATATCCGGTGGCACCGACAACCACCTGTTCCTGCTGAGCCTGGTCGGACGTGAGATCACCGGCAAGGAGGCGGATGCCGCGCTCGGCCTGGCGCACATCACAGTCAACAAGAATGCCGTACCCAATGATCCGCGACCGCCTGCCATATCGAGCGGCCTGCGGATTGGTTCGCCGGCGGCCACGACCCGGGGCTTCGACACGGCCGAATGCGTGCAAGTCGCAGACTGGATGGCAGCCGTGCTCGATTCAGGCGGCGCGACGTCCGCGGTGGAGCGCGTGCGTGCAGAAGTCACGGCGCTGTGTCGCAAGTTCCCGGTATATACCGACTGA
- a CDS encoding DUF1820 family protein, whose amino-acid sequence MAASHIFRILFVNQGKVYEVYARKVSHGGLFGFIEVEELVFDTRKGMVLDPSEERIKTEFNEVKRTYLPMHSVLRIDEVKKQGTSKISNYEGSNVAQFPMPIYPPGGGERGPGK is encoded by the coding sequence ATGGCAGCGAGTCACATTTTCAGGATCCTGTTCGTGAATCAGGGCAAGGTTTACGAGGTATACGCGCGCAAGGTGAGCCACGGCGGCCTGTTCGGCTTCATCGAAGTCGAGGAGCTCGTCTTTGACACCCGCAAGGGCATGGTGCTCGACCCCTCGGAGGAGCGTATCAAGACGGAGTTCAATGAAGTCAAACGGACCTATCTGCCTATGCATTCCGTATTGCGCATTGACGAGGTGAAGAAGCAGGGGACCAGCAAGATCAGCAACTACGAGGGCAGCAATGTCGCCCAGTTCCCGATGCCCATTTATCCTCCGGGCGGCGGCGAGCGTGGACCGGGCAAGTGA
- the ettA gene encoding energy-dependent translational throttle protein EttA, which translates to MAQYIYTMNRVSKVVPPKRTILRDISLSFFPGAKIGVLGLNGAGKSTLLRIMAGIDSQIDGEARPQSGIRIGYLPQEPELDPALSVREVVVEGIGEQFRQLERFNAISDRFAEPMDDDEMNKLLAEQAQLQDAIDASGGWELERKLEIAADALRLPPWEARIGTLSGGEKRRIALCRLLLSAPDMLLLDEPTNHLDAESVAWLERYLEEYPSTVIAVTHDRYFLDNVAQWILELDRGHGIPWQGNYSSWLEQKEKRLALEEREREGLRKMLERELEWVRQNPKARRAKSKARLARYEELSSREFQERNETNEIYIPPGDRLGELVIEARGLRKGFGDRLLIDNLNFNLPAGGIVGIIGPNGAGKTTLFKMLTGAEPADGGEIRVGPTVKLAYVDQSRQTLDDSKTVWEEISGGLDMLKVGNYETSSRGYVGRFNFKGTQQQQRIGDLSGGERNRVHLAKVLRSGGNVLLLDEPTNDLDVETLRALEEALLAFPGCAVVISHDRWFLDRIATHILAFEGDSQVAWFEGNFQEYMEDYQRRCGDAAAQPHRIRYKPLSR; encoded by the coding sequence ATGGCACAGTACATATACACGATGAACCGGGTATCCAAAGTGGTACCCCCGAAGCGCACGATCCTGCGCGATATCAGCCTGTCCTTCTTCCCGGGCGCCAAGATCGGCGTGCTCGGACTCAACGGCGCGGGAAAATCGACGTTGTTGCGCATCATGGCGGGCATCGATTCCCAGATCGATGGCGAAGCGCGGCCTCAGAGCGGCATACGCATCGGCTACCTGCCACAGGAACCGGAACTCGACCCGGCCTTGAGCGTTCGTGAAGTCGTGGTCGAGGGGATCGGCGAGCAGTTCCGGCAGCTGGAACGCTTCAACGCCATCAGTGACCGGTTTGCCGAGCCCATGGATGATGACGAAATGAACAAGCTGCTGGCCGAACAGGCGCAGCTTCAGGACGCCATCGACGCGAGCGGCGGCTGGGAACTCGAGCGAAAACTCGAGATCGCGGCCGACGCCCTGCGCCTGCCGCCGTGGGAAGCGCGCATCGGGACGCTTTCGGGTGGCGAGAAACGCCGCATCGCGCTATGCCGGCTGTTGTTGTCGGCGCCCGATATGCTGCTGCTCGATGAACCGACCAACCATCTTGACGCCGAGTCGGTTGCCTGGCTCGAGCGCTATCTCGAGGAATACCCGAGTACCGTCATCGCAGTCACGCACGATCGCTATTTCCTCGACAACGTGGCGCAGTGGATCCTCGAACTCGATCGCGGCCACGGTATACCCTGGCAAGGCAATTACAGCTCCTGGCTCGAACAGAAGGAAAAGCGGCTCGCGCTCGAGGAGCGGGAACGCGAGGGATTGCGCAAAATGCTGGAGCGCGAACTCGAATGGGTGCGTCAGAATCCAAAGGCCCGCAGGGCCAAGAGCAAGGCGCGCCTCGCCCGCTACGAGGAGCTGTCCTCTCGCGAATTCCAGGAACGCAACGAAACCAACGAGATCTACATCCCTCCAGGTGACCGACTCGGTGAGCTAGTCATCGAGGCTCGCGGACTTCGCAAGGGCTTCGGCGATCGCCTGTTGATCGACAATCTCAATTTCAATTTGCCGGCTGGCGGCATTGTGGGGATCATAGGTCCTAACGGCGCCGGCAAGACCACGCTATTCAAGATGCTGACCGGCGCCGAGCCGGCGGATGGCGGCGAAATCCGCGTTGGCCCGACGGTCAAGCTTGCCTATGTCGACCAGTCCCGCCAGACGCTGGACGACAGCAAGACGGTGTGGGAGGAAATCTCCGGCGGACTCGATATGCTGAAGGTCGGCAACTACGAAACCTCATCGCGCGGTTACGTCGGTCGATTCAACTTCAAGGGTACGCAGCAGCAACAGCGAATCGGCGATTTGTCCGGCGGTGAGCGCAACCGCGTCCACCTTGCAAAGGTACTGCGCAGCGGCGGCAATGTCCTGTTGCTCGATGAGCCAACGAACGACCTCGACGTCGAGACACTTCGGGCTTTGGAGGAGGCGCTGCTCGCGTTTCCAGGGTGTGCGGTTGTGATCTCGCACGACCGCTGGTTCCTCGATCGCATCGCCACACATATTCTCGCCTTCGAGGGCGATTCGCAGGTCGCCTGGTTCGAAGGCAACTTCCAGGAATACATGGAGGACTACCAGCGACGCTGTGGCGATGCCGCTGCCCAACCTCACCGTATCCGCTACAAGCCGCTGAGCCGCTGA
- a CDS encoding cupin domain-containing protein, translated as MAFADFIAPFDARSFCSDYFGKRPVHMPANAGRHVDVLDWPRFNRALALAPYWNEETLKVYYKSRAALRENYCDLSDAKPGLPAPINPAKVKSLLGLGASLIANQIHKVCPEIARITGILEEQFAARVWANVYCSFKGVQAFQTHFDLHDVFAYQAEGEKTWRVYEARADAPIAPLPPGDEVEKWLQSSRGRLLFEVKMRPGDILYLPRGQYHDALTGASASLHVTFGVAPANGLALFKLLESILTPESQFRAYLPDAREETALRQSLVQLAERVRTVMLSPAFGLDVRAMQARLARSTTDYGLPEQPAPSWFSLAKPARLLRNDRGYFVSCESGEFPLADAHIALEWVLGQRLFSLEDALAQQGGLDRATFLVELQKLIDRGIVVPTDMR; from the coding sequence ATGGCTTTCGCCGACTTCATCGCTCCCTTCGACGCGCGCAGCTTCTGCAGCGACTACTTTGGCAAGCGCCCGGTGCACATGCCCGCCAATGCCGGACGCCATGTCGATGTGCTCGACTGGCCACGATTCAATCGGGCATTGGCGCTTGCACCTTACTGGAACGAGGAAACCCTCAAGGTCTATTACAAGAGCAGGGCGGCGCTGCGCGAGAACTATTGCGACCTGAGTGATGCAAAGCCAGGATTGCCTGCGCCGATCAACCCCGCGAAGGTCAAGTCGCTGCTGGGCCTTGGCGCCAGTCTCATTGCCAACCAGATTCACAAGGTGTGTCCGGAAATCGCCCGCATCACCGGTATTCTGGAAGAGCAATTCGCGGCACGCGTGTGGGCGAATGTCTATTGTTCGTTCAAGGGTGTGCAGGCCTTTCAGACGCACTTTGATCTGCACGATGTTTTTGCCTACCAGGCGGAGGGTGAGAAGACCTGGCGTGTCTACGAAGCACGCGCGGATGCACCTATTGCTCCCTTGCCGCCTGGCGATGAAGTGGAAAAGTGGCTGCAGTCGTCCCGCGGGCGCTTGTTGTTCGAAGTCAAAATGCGACCCGGCGATATCCTCTATCTGCCTCGCGGCCAGTATCACGACGCGTTGACCGGCGCGAGTGCCTCGCTGCATGTGACTTTTGGCGTCGCTCCGGCCAATGGCCTCGCACTATTCAAGCTACTCGAGAGCATCCTGACTCCAGAGTCGCAATTTCGCGCCTATCTGCCGGACGCGCGCGAGGAAACTGCGCTGCGCCAAAGCCTGGTACAGCTGGCGGAGAGGGTGCGCACGGTCATGCTCTCGCCGGCGTTCGGGCTCGATGTGCGCGCGATGCAGGCGCGCCTTGCGCGGTCGACCACGGATTATGGCTTGCCTGAGCAACCCGCGCCGTCCTGGTTTTCGCTAGCCAAGCCAGCGCGACTTTTGCGCAACGATCGGGGCTATTTTGTCAGCTGCGAGAGCGGGGAATTTCCGCTTGCCGATGCGCACATCGCGCTCGAGTGGGTACTCGGACAACGATTGTTCTCGCTCGAGGATGCGCTCGCGCAGCAAGGCGGCCTGGACCGGGCGACATTCCTTGTCGAGTTGCAGAAGCTGATCGACCGCGGCATCGTGGTACCGACCGATATGCGCTAG
- the tagH gene encoding type VI secretion system-associated FHA domain protein TagH, giving the protein MALKLRVVSDHRRRLGPGATIIMGVGGGNIGRSTDNDWILPDNQRYVSAHHARVLFQEGGYYVEDLSSNGTFLNDSRRPMQRKSPVRLNNGDLLRIGAYQIVVTIDEPDGAVERTTNDKMPTAAADSLDALLKEPSIVAAPAQTDTLTDIGASLNVASLLKPDASTGDSFPAVNAYGQAISSSQRSRAQAVNSAADEVIELQDEEEAERVARRMEKLRRAARQQAPDQNAALQDVRSGIEAFCRGAGLSVEKLPETAYTRMLHLAGQLLRESLVGLKDLARHQHKTLNRLRIELPKSEQAEPFSIDRTAVDDLLAQLLASHDSRRVDAVQWLRGCFEERNQHEFASSDAMRNALSEMLARLSPAELEARFARAARGGKAGPAEYWPLYTQFFHNLAGQSSSAMPHAFVEAFANHYLELLRSDENQQSEKRSQAL; this is encoded by the coding sequence ATGGCTCTGAAACTACGCGTAGTCAGTGACCACCGCCGCCGCCTGGGCCCCGGCGCAACCATCATCATGGGGGTGGGCGGCGGCAATATCGGTCGCTCGACAGACAATGACTGGATACTCCCGGACAATCAGCGCTATGTCTCTGCGCACCATGCACGTGTCCTGTTCCAGGAGGGCGGCTATTACGTTGAGGACCTGAGCAGCAACGGAACCTTCCTGAACGATTCGCGACGGCCGATGCAGCGCAAATCGCCGGTGCGACTGAATAACGGTGATCTATTGCGCATTGGCGCCTACCAGATTGTCGTGACTATCGACGAGCCGGACGGCGCGGTCGAGCGCACGACCAACGACAAAATGCCGACGGCCGCAGCCGACTCGCTCGACGCCCTGCTGAAGGAACCGTCCATCGTAGCCGCTCCAGCGCAAACCGATACGCTGACCGATATCGGCGCATCGCTCAATGTCGCGTCGCTCCTGAAACCCGATGCGTCGACCGGCGACAGTTTTCCGGCGGTCAATGCCTATGGCCAGGCTATCTCCAGCAGTCAGCGCTCCCGGGCGCAAGCTGTCAATTCGGCCGCCGACGAAGTCATCGAACTCCAGGACGAAGAGGAAGCCGAACGCGTCGCGCGACGGATGGAGAAACTGCGCCGCGCAGCGCGCCAGCAGGCCCCGGACCAGAACGCCGCGCTACAGGATGTGCGCTCCGGTATCGAGGCATTCTGCCGAGGTGCCGGCTTGTCTGTCGAGAAATTACCCGAAACTGCCTACACGCGCATGCTGCATCTGGCAGGTCAGTTGTTGCGCGAATCCCTGGTGGGCCTCAAGGATCTGGCCCGGCACCAGCACAAGACCCTGAACCGGCTGCGCATCGAGTTGCCGAAGTCGGAGCAGGCGGAGCCTTTCTCGATCGATCGCACGGCCGTCGACGATCTGCTGGCGCAACTGCTGGCAAGCCATGACAGCCGCCGCGTCGATGCGGTGCAGTGGCTGCGCGGTTGCTTCGAAGAGCGTAATCAGCACGAATTTGCCAGCAGTGACGCGATGCGCAACGCGCTATCCGAAATGCTCGCGCGACTGTCTCCCGCGGAACTGGAAGCGCGATTTGCGCGTGCGGCCCGCGGCGGCAAAGCGGGACCCGCCGAATACTGGCCCTTGTACACGCAGTTCTTCCACAACCTGGCAGGCCAGAGCTCATCGGCCATGCCCCATGCCTTTGTGGAAGCCTTTGCCAATCACTATCTCGAACTGCTGCGCAGCGACGAGAACCAACAGAGCGAGAAGCGCAGCCAGGCGCTCTAG
- a CDS encoding acetoin utilization protein AcuC produces MQPADQPAGLMVVAGAELARYGFGDGHPFGTDRHDVFMAEFNARGHARRSMLEPPRMASDEELASFHDSAYLQRVREQSRSGSGYLDGGDTPAIRGIYEIAATAVGATLTALEGLMSGKCRRAFVPIAGLHHAARGHASGFCVFNDCGVAIEQLRRRYGVRRVAYVDIDAHHGDGVYYAFENDPELIFADLHEDGRYLFPGTGHAEECGQGAAAGTKLNLPLPPGADDAQFALLWPRVLDHLRKFSPEFIILQCGADSLSGDPITHLALSAASHARAARDLAVLADEFARGRLLATGGGGYSRRNIAVAWNEVVGALLDS; encoded by the coding sequence TTGCAGCCAGCCGATCAACCCGCCGGCCTGATGGTGGTCGCGGGCGCCGAGCTCGCCCGCTATGGCTTCGGCGACGGGCATCCCTTCGGCACCGACCGCCATGATGTATTCATGGCGGAATTCAATGCCCGCGGCCATGCGCGGCGCAGCATGCTCGAACCGCCGCGCATGGCCAGCGACGAAGAACTGGCAAGCTTTCACGATTCCGCGTACCTGCAACGCGTGCGGGAGCAGTCGCGCTCCGGGAGTGGCTATCTTGACGGTGGCGACACGCCGGCAATTCGCGGCATCTACGAAATCGCGGCCACCGCAGTCGGGGCGACGCTGACCGCGCTCGAGGGCCTGATGTCCGGCAAATGCCGGCGCGCATTCGTGCCGATTGCAGGTCTCCATCATGCAGCGCGCGGCCATGCCTCCGGATTCTGCGTATTCAACGACTGTGGCGTCGCGATCGAGCAGTTGCGCAGGCGCTATGGCGTGCGTCGTGTCGCGTATGTCGACATCGACGCCCATCATGGCGACGGCGTGTACTACGCGTTCGAAAACGATCCTGAATTGATATTCGCTGACCTGCACGAAGATGGGCGCTATTTGTTTCCCGGAACCGGCCATGCCGAGGAGTGCGGCCAGGGCGCGGCTGCGGGCACCAAACTCAACCTGCCGCTGCCCCCGGGGGCAGACGATGCACAATTCGCGCTCCTGTGGCCGCGGGTGCTGGATCATCTGCGCAAATTCTCCCCGGAATTCATCATCCTGCAGTGCGGTGCCGACAGCCTGTCGGGCGATCCGATCACCCATCTGGCCCTTTCCGCCGCCTCTCATGCCCGCGCAGCACGCGATCTCGCGGTGCTTGCCGACGAATTTGCCCGTGGCCGGTTATTGGCGACCGGCGGCGGAGGCTACAGCCGGCGCAACATAGCTGTGGCATGGAATGAGGTCGTAGGGGCACTCCTCGATAGCTAA